In Deinobacterium chartae, a single genomic region encodes these proteins:
- a CDS encoding AAA family ATPase — protein MHHVAIHDLRLRGQGSADLEAIPLVILVGVTGVGKSTTLAALEALGCPLALLPDRRELTDRFILGGEPVRDREERFRRTAAYREQHPGGMSAVLAGLSLARPPQEQLVFDGLRGLEEVEHAARHLPRARFVVLDAPDVVRIERLVSRADAFDAVSVQVSGSRLEALENLEGVREVLSEAELRELARLPVEPAELAAGARIVIAERRNYDPQAAAERLMTLDPLRTLYLDTATQGPELVASRIAQWL, from the coding sequence ATGCACCACGTTGCCATCCATGACCTGCGCCTCAGGGGCCAGGGCAGCGCCGACCTCGAGGCCATCCCCCTGGTGATCCTGGTGGGGGTCACCGGGGTCGGCAAGAGCACCACCTTAGCGGCCCTCGAGGCTCTGGGTTGCCCGCTGGCCCTGCTGCCCGACCGCCGCGAGCTGACCGACCGTTTCATCCTGGGCGGTGAGCCGGTGCGGGACCGCGAAGAGCGTTTCCGCCGCACCGCCGCGTACCGCGAGCAGCACCCGGGCGGCATGAGCGCGGTCCTCGCGGGTCTGAGCCTGGCCCGCCCCCCGCAGGAGCAACTGGTGTTTGATGGCCTGCGCGGCCTCGAGGAGGTTGAGCACGCCGCGCGGCATCTGCCGCGGGCACGCTTTGTGGTGCTCGACGCTCCGGACGTGGTGCGCATCGAGCGGCTGGTGTCGCGCGCGGACGCTTTCGACGCGGTGTCGGTGCAGGTGAGCGGCAGCCGCCTCGAGGCCTTAGAAAACCTCGAGGGGGTGCGGGAGGTGCTGAGCGAGGCCGAACTGCGCGAACTGGCGCGCTTGCCGGTGGAGCCGGCCGAGCTGGCCGCCGGGGCGCGCATCGTGATCGCGGAGCGCCGCAACTACGACCCGCAGGCGGCGGCGGAGCGGCTGATGACCCTGGATCCCCTGCGGACCCTGTACCTGGATACGGCGACGCAGGGGCCTGAGCTGGTGGCGAGCCGGATCGCCCAGTGGTTATGA
- a CDS encoding PASTA domain-containing protein, producing the protein MARVDGKYEVLRELSREENTIVQEAISPEGQSVRLVWFDVHDPATRALFHRYRSALRAVGSIFLVDVVARPGAYYSVWLPPSGTPLEEYLGAPVKDEATVDAVRTVAEMLAEHGFALPDAQIFLEDGRPQLAALKLIDRPLEEIASLNRELLSALDAGRRRPRRRPKPAASARPPRDPARPRLTWLGVLPGLLFLGGAGYLGAQAVSIYLNPPTYEVPGVVGEEANKAALELVSVTDPRTGREVSGFRVAFVDGEEAGKPQGVVLAQQPPPGSALHAGRLVTLTVNNPPPLNVPKLSDLSVAEARAALKEANLGVGKLAYTYVQDGSVPKGHVIAQYPEAGVQVGRGQKVSLLLSSGERVQETFLPDLTGLSFDEARVLVEKAGLVVTRTESVTSERSEGTVLSQTPKPFAKVEVGSPVVLGVARAPLAEPPRQTVPTEPLGPVPQPEPEPAPTPQPEPTPAPQPEPTPTPQPEATPAPTPSPQTPAAPQAGVPRTLNFDFTFPSDLPEGEAELRVIDENGEQTLVRQPNAAGLPVSVEVTVTGRAVFRVMVNGQAYQSFER; encoded by the coding sequence ATGGCGCGAGTTGACGGCAAGTACGAGGTCCTGCGCGAACTGAGTCGCGAGGAGAACACGATCGTCCAGGAGGCAATCAGCCCCGAGGGGCAGAGCGTGCGACTGGTCTGGTTCGATGTTCACGACCCTGCCACCCGCGCGCTGTTTCACCGCTACCGCTCTGCGCTGCGCGCCGTAGGCTCCATCTTCCTGGTGGACGTTGTCGCCCGCCCGGGCGCTTACTACAGCGTGTGGCTGCCTCCCTCGGGAACTCCCCTCGAGGAGTACCTCGGCGCCCCGGTCAAGGACGAGGCGACCGTGGACGCGGTGCGAACCGTCGCCGAGATGCTGGCCGAGCACGGCTTTGCCCTGCCCGACGCCCAGATCTTCCTCGAGGATGGCCGCCCGCAACTGGCCGCCTTAAAGCTCATTGACCGGCCGCTCGAGGAGATCGCAAGCCTCAACCGCGAGCTGCTCTCGGCGCTCGACGCGGGGCGCAGGCGGCCCCGCCGCCGCCCTAAACCCGCTGCGTCCGCCCGTCCGCCCCGTGACCCTGCCCGTCCGCGCCTCACCTGGCTGGGCGTGCTTCCCGGGCTGCTGTTTTTGGGCGGCGCGGGATACCTGGGTGCCCAGGCGGTGTCGATCTACCTCAATCCGCCCACCTACGAGGTGCCGGGCGTGGTGGGGGAGGAGGCCAACAAGGCGGCCCTCGAGCTGGTGAGCGTGACGGATCCGCGCACCGGGCGCGAGGTGTCCGGCTTCCGCGTGGCTTTTGTAGACGGCGAAGAGGCCGGGAAGCCCCAGGGCGTGGTGCTCGCGCAGCAGCCGCCCCCGGGCAGCGCCCTGCACGCCGGACGGCTGGTGACCCTCACCGTCAACAACCCGCCGCCGCTGAACGTTCCCAAGCTCTCGGACCTCAGCGTGGCCGAGGCGCGTGCCGCCCTGAAAGAGGCCAACCTGGGCGTGGGCAAACTGGCGTACACCTACGTGCAAGACGGCTCGGTGCCCAAAGGACACGTCATTGCCCAGTACCCCGAGGCGGGCGTGCAGGTGGGACGCGGCCAGAAGGTATCGCTGCTGCTCTCCTCGGGCGAGCGGGTGCAGGAGACCTTCTTGCCGGACCTGACCGGGCTGAGCTTCGACGAGGCGCGCGTGCTGGTCGAGAAGGCCGGTCTGGTCGTGACCCGCACCGAGAGTGTTACTTCCGAGCGGTCCGAGGGGACGGTGCTGTCGCAGACCCCCAAACCGTTCGCCAAGGTCGAGGTGGGTTCGCCGGTGGTGCTGGGCGTGGCCCGTGCGCCGCTGGCCGAGCCGCCACGCCAGACCGTGCCGACCGAACCGCTCGGTCCGGTACCGCAGCCCGAGCCCGAACCGGCTCCGACCCCGCAGCCCGAGCCGACTCCGGCCCCGCAACCCGAGCCGACTCCGACGCCGCAACCCGAAGCCACGCCCGCTCCCACCCCCAGCCCGCAGACCCCTGCTGCGCCGCAGGCCGGGGTGCCGCGCACCCTGAACTTCGATTTCACCTTCCCGTCCGATCTGCCCGAAGGCGAAGCCGAACTGCGCGTCATCGACGAGAACGGTGAGCAGACCCTGGTACGCCAGCCGAACGCGGCAGGCCTGCCGGTCTCGGTCGAGGTCACGGTGACCGGTCGCGCCGTGTTCCGGGTGATGGTGAACGGTCAGGCCTATCAGTCCTTCGAACGATGA
- a CDS encoding Ig-like domain-containing protein → MIAKKKFGLLLLTAALVISACGQNNPNTTGDGQTTNGQTTNGQTTNGQTTNGQTTNGQTTNGQTTDGQPNNPIPTPQVAITGPAANSIINTPTFNLTGQISSNAELKSVQVFVNGVPVDMPAVIGPFNIQLNTPNTNGPFTVEVKATNVHDKVGVSKITLMSQLPATPMIEWLDPIELNDQGFAKINDANDHGYREIAAFNDNIQKVEQTTYLKGQVAAIFHSGGLKPIDKIEVSLVDSNKNPIINQIYAGPPNTEFVVDSTKVNNLEGERVALIVQIFFKDGDSDTLEEWFIADNTKPEAADPVVDGAPNPASRVLHDAIVQNQAIQDNNWGRGDLLVSTSNAGLKDGPVGPNKQPSGFEQLHACFVAADPQVDITVPGDGFTGLAQAYQDKILQETYPVPDANDQNAAAAKAVLANAKVCKTVASTQNANNYESMIRSVTELDDGTDYGIFLITQDAMGNAQISLDPERIAIDNTGPVIRPDSGRVSDISPVPLPSANPDRYVSDLVEVDPLVATDQDGVGFAFNNNGEVGQVDYCMIKEDIFSQGPGDLIVESLGGAPNQMDSNVISDGQCTVNVLDLEDRLGNPAQPYTSQTFVVDNTDPNAQPVQPPGGSSHPAGTLVNANANISDSTSGIRSATWFWNDRTHPLVTRASGAIAAPVQFGNTLVNSCSDTNLMGNIKNQGFNRPWFALISTPQVAIDTPQPMDLQVLAVDCAGNATFNGVSITVDPSTAVLNQPELGVYDAYPVTNPPFQLASVDPGRTLQGAVFNGTPVVDTLVNLYTRTFNIDLAVPGTFSTNNGGSINNISVYGEWALDINYDELHNNNPQVPHTNWTAVRAYQLQQDPSLNFQGGLMLKRQIWQEIVDHNANNQPITAPLLLIGNTNPSNNAHRAQSTVLNSFQSYGKFVEDASGTDIPRIRTKYSAFYTIAADNFGMFNWTGERHQP, encoded by the coding sequence ATGATTGCAAAGAAAAAGTTTGGCCTCCTGCTCCTGACCGCCGCACTGGTCATCTCCGCCTGCGGTCAGAACAACCCCAACACCACCGGCGACGGCCAGACCACCAACGGCCAGACCACCAACGGCCAGACCACCAACGGCCAAACCACCAACGGCCAAACCACCAACGGCCAAACCACCAACGGCCAAACCACCGACGGTCAGCCTAATAACCCTATTCCTACTCCACAGGTTGCCATTACCGGCCCAGCGGCTAATTCCATCATCAACACCCCAACCTTTAACCTGACCGGGCAAATCAGCTCGAACGCAGAACTGAAATCTGTGCAGGTTTTCGTCAATGGCGTCCCTGTCGATATGCCCGCCGTAATCGGTCCGTTCAACATTCAGCTGAACACTCCTAACACCAATGGACCGTTCACTGTTGAGGTCAAAGCCACCAACGTGCATGACAAGGTCGGCGTCAGCAAGATCACATTGATGTCCCAGTTGCCAGCCACCCCTATGATTGAGTGGCTCGATCCGATCGAACTGAACGACCAGGGCTTTGCGAAGATCAACGATGCCAACGACCACGGCTACCGTGAAATCGCCGCCTTTAACGACAACATTCAAAAGGTGGAGCAGACCACCTACCTCAAGGGACAAGTGGCAGCCATCTTCCACTCGGGTGGCCTCAAGCCCATTGACAAGATCGAAGTCAGCTTGGTCGACAGCAACAAGAACCCCATCATCAACCAGATCTACGCAGGACCGCCCAACACCGAATTTGTCGTTGACAGCACAAAAGTTAATAACCTCGAGGGCGAGCGCGTCGCATTGATCGTGCAGATCTTCTTCAAGGATGGCGACTCGGACACCCTCGAGGAGTGGTTCATTGCTGACAACACCAAACCGGAAGCAGCCGACCCTGTCGTGGACGGAGCTCCAAATCCTGCTAGCCGAGTCTTACACGACGCTATTGTTCAAAACCAAGCGATTCAGGACAATAACTGGGGACGTGGCGACCTACTCGTCTCGACCAGCAACGCCGGGCTGAAAGATGGCCCAGTTGGTCCGAACAAGCAGCCTTCGGGCTTCGAACAGTTGCACGCCTGCTTTGTAGCGGCAGATCCACAGGTCGACATCACCGTACCAGGCGATGGCTTTACGGGTTTGGCACAGGCATATCAGGATAAGATCCTCCAGGAGACCTATCCGGTTCCCGATGCCAATGATCAGAATGCTGCTGCTGCCAAAGCCGTGCTGGCCAATGCCAAGGTTTGCAAGACTGTGGCCTCCACTCAAAACGCCAACAACTACGAGAGCATGATTCGCTCGGTGACCGAACTAGACGACGGCACTGACTACGGTATCTTCCTGATTACGCAAGATGCTATGGGAAATGCCCAGATCAGCCTGGATCCTGAGCGAATTGCTATTGATAACACTGGTCCCGTCATCCGCCCAGACAGCGGTCGCGTCAGTGATATCTCTCCGGTGCCCCTGCCCTCCGCAAACCCAGACCGCTACGTCAGTGACTTGGTTGAGGTTGACCCCCTGGTTGCCACCGACCAAGATGGCGTGGGCTTTGCTTTCAACAACAATGGTGAGGTAGGTCAGGTCGACTACTGCATGATCAAGGAGGACATTTTCAGCCAAGGCCCCGGTGACCTGATCGTCGAATCGTTGGGTGGTGCCCCGAACCAGATGGACTCCAACGTCATCTCTGATGGTCAGTGCACGGTAAACGTGCTCGACCTCGAGGACCGACTGGGCAATCCGGCTCAGCCCTACACCAGTCAGACTTTCGTGGTTGACAACACTGACCCCAACGCCCAACCCGTTCAACCCCCAGGCGGCAGCAGCCACCCGGCCGGTACCCTGGTCAATGCCAACGCCAACATCTCGGATTCCACTTCGGGCATCCGCAGTGCCACCTGGTTCTGGAACGACCGTACTCACCCGCTTGTAACCCGCGCTTCTGGCGCTATCGCCGCTCCGGTACAGTTCGGCAATACCTTAGTCAATTCCTGCTCGGACACCAACCTGATGGGCAACATCAAGAACCAGGGCTTCAACCGTCCGTGGTTTGCCTTGATTTCCACTCCTCAAGTTGCCATCGACACTCCGCAACCCATGGATCTGCAGGTCCTGGCGGTGGACTGCGCCGGAAACGCGACCTTCAACGGCGTGTCGATCACCGTAGATCCCTCCACAGCTGTTCTAAACCAGCCCGAGTTGGGAGTGTACGACGCCTACCCGGTAACCAACCCACCTTTCCAGTTGGCTAGTGTTGACCCAGGTCGCACGCTCCAGGGAGCCGTTTTCAACGGCACCCCTGTAGTGGATACCCTGGTTAACCTGTACACCCGCACCTTCAACATTGATCTGGCGGTTCCCGGCACCTTCTCGACCAACAACGGCGGCAGCATCAACAATATCTCGGTTTACGGCGAATGGGCCCTCGATATCAACTATGACGAACTGCACAACAACAATCCGCAGGTTCCCCATACCAACTGGACGGCGGTTCGCGCTTACCAGCTGCAGCAAGACCCTTCCCTGAACTTCCAGGGGGGCCTGATGCTCAAGCGCCAGATCTGGCAAGAAATCGTCGATCACAACGCCAACAACCAGCCCATCACCGCGCCGCTGCTGCTGATCGGCAACACCAATCCCTCCAATAATGCTCACCGCGCCCAGTCCACTGTCTTGAACAGCTTCCAGTCCTACGGCAAGTTCGTTGAGGACGCTTCCGGAACCGACATCCCGCGTATCCGCACCAAGTACAGCGCCTTCTACACCATCGCGGCAGACAACTTCGGAATGTTTAACTGGACCGGAGAACGTCACCAACCTTAA
- a CDS encoding enolase C-terminal domain-like protein, with translation MSAVTRVEGAAFRLPLRGALRWGATSQLSAAEGVQVRVTLADGSVGVAEALPRPTIYGETLESIHGALRLLDAALRGVDAFDETGVARALRAITHNHTARGALDMALWEARAASRGSSLPELLGVTRARVRVSYILGIGTPETMLEEARRVVAAGVRVLKVKVGRDHARDLEVVRALRTELPEVDLYADANETLTPESAPAALAAMRAAGLRWVEEPIAVHRLRERAELRRLGILPIIADDSCFTPEALERELDFDTFDILNVKAARTGFTDSLRMIARAREAGKSVMVGSQAANLLGTRHAALLAARAEVELPSELSFFLKLQDDIAGPAPALQDGWLNLEDLRAVRLDEARLERYRV, from the coding sequence ATGAGCGCGGTAACGCGGGTCGAGGGCGCGGCCTTCCGCCTGCCGCTGCGCGGGGCGCTGCGCTGGGGCGCGACCTCGCAGCTGAGTGCCGCCGAGGGCGTGCAGGTGCGGGTGACCCTGGCCGACGGCAGCGTGGGCGTGGCCGAGGCCCTTCCCCGCCCCACCATCTACGGCGAGACGCTCGAGAGCATTCATGGCGCGCTGCGCCTGCTGGACGCGGCCCTGCGCGGCGTGGACGCCTTCGACGAGACGGGCGTGGCGCGGGCCTTGCGGGCCATCACCCACAACCACACCGCGCGCGGCGCGCTCGACATGGCGCTGTGGGAAGCGCGCGCCGCCTCGAGGGGCAGCTCCTTGCCCGAGCTGCTCGGCGTCACGCGCGCGCGGGTGCGGGTGTCGTACATCCTGGGCATCGGCACGCCCGAAACCATGCTCGAGGAGGCGCGGCGGGTGGTGGCGGCGGGCGTGCGGGTACTGAAGGTCAAGGTGGGCCGAGACCACGCGCGGGACCTCGAGGTGGTGCGGGCGTTGCGCACCGAGCTGCCCGAGGTGGACCTGTACGCGGACGCCAACGAGACCCTCACGCCCGAGTCAGCCCCGGCGGCCCTGGCGGCCATGCGCGCGGCAGGGCTGCGGTGGGTCGAGGAGCCCATTGCGGTGCACCGCCTGCGCGAGCGGGCCGAGCTGCGGCGGCTGGGTATACTGCCCATCATCGCGGACGACTCGTGTTTTACGCCCGAGGCACTCGAGCGCGAACTGGACTTTGATACCTTCGACATCCTCAACGTCAAGGCGGCGCGCACCGGCTTTACCGACAGCCTGCGCATGATCGCGCGGGCACGCGAGGCGGGCAAGTCGGTGATGGTGGGCTCGCAGGCGGCGAACCTGCTGGGCACGCGGCACGCCGCCCTGCTGGCGGCCCGCGCCGAGGTCGAGCTGCCCTCGGAACTGTCGTTCTTCCTGAAACTGCAAGATGACATCGCAGGGCCAGCACCCGCCCTGCAAGACGGCTGGCTGAACCTCGAGGACCTGCGGGCCGTGCGGCTGGATGAGGCCAGGCTCGAGCGCTACCGCGTCTGA
- a CDS encoding cysteine desulfurase family protein, translating to MNGIYLDHAATTPLRPSALEAYTRAALETGNAASTHRAGQAARELLEEGRARAAAALGVRPLELLFNSGGTEGDNHALLALARLFPGGHLVTVLTEHSAVLEPARLLESLGYPVTFLKPDAQGRVHPDALAAALRDDTFLVSVAHANNEIGTVQDIAALAEVAHARGARFHTDAVQSPGVLEVAPTRWNVDLASFSAHKWGGPKGVGLLYVRRGLDLPPLLLGGGQERGLRGGTHNVAGAYAAAISLEEALREQPAEHERLRALQRRLEAGLRKVPGVSFNHPPDGNPKVVSVTLEGADGEALLMNLDLEGVYASLGSACSAGTMQPSHVLLALGMSERQARSTLRFSLGRTTTEADIDAAVAAFERVAARVVV from the coding sequence ATGAACGGCATTTACCTCGATCACGCCGCCACCACTCCGCTGCGCCCCAGCGCCCTCGAGGCGTACACGCGCGCCGCTTTAGAGACCGGGAACGCCGCCTCTACGCACCGTGCGGGCCAAGCGGCCCGCGAACTGCTCGAGGAGGGCCGGGCCCGCGCTGCCGCCGCGCTGGGCGTGCGCCCGCTGGAACTGCTGTTCAACTCGGGCGGAACCGAGGGCGATAACCATGCGCTGCTGGCACTGGCCCGCCTGTTTCCGGGCGGACACCTGGTCACGGTACTCACCGAGCACAGCGCGGTCCTCGAGCCTGCGCGCCTGCTCGAGTCGCTGGGTTACCCGGTGACCTTCCTCAAACCGGATGCGCAGGGCCGCGTTCATCCCGACGCGCTGGCCGCCGCCCTGCGCGACGATACCTTTCTGGTCAGCGTCGCGCACGCCAACAACGAGATCGGCACGGTGCAAGACATCGCGGCTCTGGCCGAAGTGGCCCACGCGCGCGGAGCACGCTTTCACACCGACGCCGTGCAGAGCCCGGGCGTGCTCGAGGTGGCCCCGACCCGCTGGAACGTGGACCTCGCCTCGTTCAGCGCGCACAAGTGGGGCGGACCCAAGGGCGTGGGACTGCTGTACGTCCGGCGCGGCCTGGACCTGCCACCGCTGCTGCTGGGCGGCGGTCAGGAACGCGGCCTGCGCGGCGGCACCCACAACGTTGCCGGAGCGTACGCTGCCGCGATCAGCCTCGAGGAAGCGCTGCGCGAGCAGCCCGCCGAGCACGAGAGGCTGCGCGCCCTGCAGCGCCGCCTCGAGGCGGGCCTGCGCAAGGTGCCGGGCGTGAGCTTCAACCATCCCCCGGACGGCAACCCCAAGGTCGTCTCGGTAACCCTGGAGGGGGCCGACGGAGAGGCGCTGCTGATGAACCTGGACCTGGAAGGCGTGTACGCCAGCTTGGGCAGTGCCTGCTCGGCGGGCACCATGCAGCCCAGCCACGTGCTGCTGGCCCTGGGGATGTCCGAGCGTCAGGCGCGCTCGACCCTGCGTTTCTCGCTGGGCCGCACGACCACCGAGGCCGACATCGACGCGGCGGTGGCCGCCTTTGAGCGGGTGGCCGCGCGGGTCGTGGTGTAA
- the folP gene encoding dihydropteroate synthase — MSQFQLDFGFPVPGARPLGDRWRLEWRGAALMGILNVTPDSFSDGGRHATLPAALQHAHALLEAGARFIDVGGESTRPGAQPVAVEQELERVVPVVRALAAEGRAVISVDTLKPEVADAALTAGAHLINDVSGLRNPAMLEVCARHAAPAVIMHMRGEPRTMQHNPHYDDVVAEVHGYLEAQARVALEAGLPSVMLDPGIGFGKTVAHNLSLLRALNDLTARGYPVLLGASRKRLIEVLAGVPEPARRDPGSLALHLWGVQAGVALLRVHDVAGHAQALRVWAALEEDSWEKSAW; from the coding sequence TTGTCCCAGTTTCAGCTTGACTTCGGTTTTCCGGTTCCCGGCGCGCGCCCGCTCGGGGACCGCTGGCGCCTCGAGTGGCGCGGCGCGGCCCTGATGGGCATCCTCAACGTCACTCCCGACTCGTTCAGCGACGGAGGGCGGCACGCCACGCTGCCTGCCGCGCTACAGCACGCCCACGCGCTGCTCGAGGCCGGAGCGCGCTTTATTGACGTGGGCGGCGAGTCCACCCGCCCCGGCGCCCAGCCGGTCGCGGTCGAGCAGGAACTCGAGCGCGTCGTGCCGGTGGTGCGCGCCCTGGCCGCCGAGGGGCGCGCGGTGATTTCGGTGGACACCCTCAAGCCCGAGGTGGCCGACGCGGCCCTGACCGCCGGGGCGCACCTGATCAACGACGTGTCGGGCCTGCGCAACCCGGCCATGCTCGAGGTGTGCGCGCGGCACGCTGCCCCGGCGGTGATCATGCACATGCGGGGCGAGCCGCGCACCATGCAGCACAACCCGCACTACGATGACGTGGTCGCCGAGGTGCACGGCTACCTCGAGGCGCAAGCGCGGGTCGCCCTCGAGGCCGGGCTGCCCTCGGTGATGCTCGATCCGGGCATCGGCTTTGGCAAGACCGTCGCGCACAACCTGAGCCTGCTGCGCGCGCTGAACGACCTGACCGCGCGCGGCTACCCGGTGCTGCTGGGGGCCTCGAGGAAGCGCCTGATCGAGGTGCTGGCCGGAGTGCCCGAGCCCGCACGGCGCGACCCGGGCAGCCTCGCGCTGCACCTGTGGGGCGTGCAGGCCGGGGTGGCTCTGCTGCGGGTGCACGATGTGGCCGGGCACGCACAGGCCCTGCGGGTGTGGGCGGCGCTGGAGGAGGATTCGTGGGAAAAATCAGCCTGGTAG
- a CDS encoding ImmA/IrrE family metallo-endopeptidase, giving the protein MERPAAVLEEHKRRVRELARDYANRHPARDSLALAEGLGAKLAYADLGERDGAFDPEHGLILVNRKASPERQRFTLAHEVIHALLLEDDDLLSELHDAYAGEELEMAIETLCNVGAASLLVSEADLHGTVERHAQRASGVPDLARRAGVSLSTAMIALSEHAAVPLILALASPASKGGPLVVKFSVTSKVMRYPLATGTPVPDGHPVDLAYHTGLPIDTQSYVPFRSGQKMPAWVSAFPQKFQVVASFQTEGA; this is encoded by the coding sequence ATGGAGCGTCCGGCTGCGGTCCTCGAGGAGCACAAACGGCGGGTGCGCGAACTGGCCCGCGACTACGCGAACCGGCACCCGGCGCGCGATTCGCTGGCGCTTGCCGAAGGGCTGGGGGCCAAGCTGGCCTACGCCGACCTGGGCGAGCGCGACGGAGCTTTTGACCCCGAGCACGGCCTGATCCTGGTGAACCGCAAGGCCAGTCCGGAGCGCCAGCGCTTTACCCTGGCGCACGAGGTGATTCACGCGCTGCTGCTCGAGGACGATGACCTGCTGAGCGAGTTGCACGACGCCTATGCCGGAGAAGAGCTCGAGATGGCCATCGAGACGCTGTGCAACGTGGGCGCTGCCAGCCTGCTGGTGTCCGAGGCCGACTTGCACGGTACGGTCGAACGTCACGCGCAGCGCGCCTCGGGCGTGCCCGACCTGGCGCGGCGCGCGGGCGTGTCGCTCTCGACTGCCATGATCGCGCTGTCCGAGCACGCCGCCGTGCCGCTGATCCTGGCGCTGGCCTCCCCGGCCAGCAAGGGCGGCCCGCTGGTGGTCAAGTTCAGCGTCACCTCCAAGGTCATGCGTTACCCGCTGGCGACCGGTACGCCCGTTCCCGACGGGCATCCGGTGGACCTGGCCTACCACACCGGCCTGCCGATCGACACGCAGTCCTACGTGCCCTTCCGCAGCGGCCAGAAGATGCCGGCCTGGGTCAGCGCCTTTCCTCAGAAGTTTCAGGTCGTGGCCTCGTTTCAGACCGAGGGTGCTTAA
- the folB gene encoding dihydroneopterin aldolase gives MGKISLVGLEFHGRHGLFPEEERLGARFIVDVDLLFNFDAIEDRMEDSVDYGAVYESVRAEVTAKRYYLIEVLANRIAERLLSEFDLLEALVVRVHKPHAPLPGVFRDVYAEVERRRA, from the coding sequence GTGGGAAAAATCAGCCTGGTAGGACTCGAATTTCACGGCCGTCACGGCCTGTTCCCCGAGGAGGAGCGCCTGGGGGCGCGCTTTATCGTGGACGTAGACCTGCTGTTCAATTTTGACGCGATCGAGGACCGCATGGAGGACAGCGTAGATTATGGTGCGGTGTACGAGAGCGTGCGCGCCGAGGTGACCGCCAAGCGCTACTACCTGATCGAGGTGCTGGCCAACCGCATTGCCGAGCGGCTGCTCAGCGAGTTTGACCTGCTCGAGGCGCTGGTGGTGCGGGTTCACAAGCCGCACGCACCGCTGCCCGGAGTGTTCAGGGACGTGTACGCCGAAGTGGAGCGTCGGCGCGCGTGA
- the folK gene encoding 2-amino-4-hydroxy-6-hydroxymethyldihydropteridine diphosphokinase, with amino-acid sequence MTAALIALGGNLGDPLATLRQAVCDLEALGRVSARSRLYRTAPVGGPDGQPDYLNAAIRLETDLPPRNLLLALLELERRHGRERRERWGARTLDLDLLAWGDVLLEEPDLVLPHPRMFERAFVLCPLADVAPRWTHPRTGMQVLEAAARVDTSGVQRTELNW; translated from the coding sequence GTGACCGCCGCTCTGATCGCCCTGGGCGGCAACCTCGGAGATCCCTTGGCCACCTTGCGGCAGGCGGTATGCGACCTCGAGGCGCTGGGCCGCGTCAGCGCGCGTTCGCGCCTGTACCGCACCGCTCCGGTCGGGGGGCCTGACGGGCAGCCCGATTACCTGAACGCCGCCATCCGTCTCGAGACGGACCTGCCGCCCCGGAACCTGCTGCTGGCCCTGCTCGAGCTGGAACGCCGCCACGGTCGCGAGCGCCGCGAGCGCTGGGGTGCGCGCACCCTGGACCTGGACCTGCTGGCCTGGGGCGACGTGCTCCTCGAGGAGCCCGACCTGGTTCTTCCGCATCCGCGCATGTTCGAGCGTGCTTTCGTGCTGTGCCCGCTGGCCGACGTGGCCCCGCGCTGGACCCACCCACGGACCGGGATGCAGGTTCTCGAGGCAGCCGCTCGGGTGGACACGAGCGGGGTGCAGCGCACCGAGCTGAACTGGTAA